One genomic region from Spiroplasma endosymbiont of Polydrusus cervinus encodes:
- a CDS encoding type IV secretory system conjugative DNA transfer family protein, translating to MWNKIKKKKISLLIGLCFVPIIFIFCLTLFGIGYSIFNNWKQMVIFINEIKQFQILSWWNYIIKSEYGLLITVGLSLSFYCWFFYFVLFSKVKSKETAIKTTDKIDFGDSKWLSIKEIDDIGDKVNIKDNYKNTGFVFSCNKNKKDLLFNLKNNIHSVIVGSTASGKTQGIVVPTIYLNGKSTTKPTMIITDPKGELYNLTSGFLAENGYKIKVIDFRNLEKGNTWNPLKLIYDDFIKMMITGWNKIFVWWCLILINILSIKIKLTKKKKNLSFLTILIIT from the coding sequence ATGTGAAATAAAATTAAAAAGAAAAAAATAAGTTTATTAATTGGTTTATGTTTTGTTCCAATAATTTTTATTTTTTGTTTAACATTATTTGGAATAGGTTATTCAATTTTTAATAATTGAAAACAAATGGTAATATTTATCAACGAAATTAAGCAATTTCAAATATTATCATGATGAAATTATATAATTAAAAGTGAATACGGATTATTAATAACAGTTGGATTAAGTTTATCTTTTTATTGCTGGTTTTTTTATTTTGTTTTATTTAGTAAAGTGAAGAGTAAAGAAACTGCAATTAAAACAACCGATAAAATAGATTTTGGGGATAGTAAGTGATTAAGTATAAAAGAAATTGATGATATTGGTGATAAAGTTAATATCAAAGATAATTATAAAAATACTGGTTTTGTTTTTAGCTGTAATAAAAATAAAAAAGATTTATTGTTTAACTTAAAAAATAATATTCATAGTGTTATTGTTGGCTCAACAGCAAGCGGAAAAACACAAGGAATAGTAGTACCAACAATTTATTTAAACGGAAAATCAACCACCAAACCAACTATGATCATAACCGACCCTAAGGGTGAATTATATAATTTAACCAGTGGGTTTTTAGCAGAAAATGGTTATAAAATAAAAGTTATTGATTTTCGTAATTTAGAGAAAGGAAATACTTGAAATCCATTAAAATTAATTTACGATGATTTTATTAAAATGATGATAACAGGATGGAATAAAATATTCGTTTGGTGATGTCTTATTTTAATAAATATTTTATCTATTAAAATAAAACTAACTAAGAAAAAGAAAAATTTATCTTTTTTAACCATCTTGATAATAACATAA
- a CDS encoding Mbov_0401 family ICE element transposase-like protein, protein MLNIFNTINFREKVNIDVNEVGKRLILEEWESTDQELRKQNCNGQNGYIMWGKRPFTEKTEYGDITFYRTLFRFYNKDTNKYEFVFLFDKKIGRKKWSRISIFIKIAIWKEMDSAKRQRDIKDTYPKLNISNMTITNINKEVNFDKLFKEQLKTKTEKINVQTPYLYAGVDDSFSNLTKYKKIEKNMFRVAYFHTGYDEVKSTKNKNVLRDKKIFIVMKSVKNKYYLIKKYKKEFLHFLNQNFNIENCKLTLAGDGATWIQKFANEIGAIYILDEFHLMKELKTIVPYRRRKLTKNLTDNEKIRKQIYLDINKLLKSGDPDEAIKYLKNLIKIKNIKEHPFLKDKKEDIKKFINYINKRKDGIKVYKEDWYWGSCTESQISHNVKWLKGYGSKSYSEKVFKNMIAMKMAKENVVNLIEFYLNKLNKKLQREHNYYFKNDANHLQKEHSYYFKNNDNYQFLINKNVSQQASVFI, encoded by the coding sequence ATGTTAAATATTTTCAATACTATTAATTTTAGAGAAAAAGTAAATATTGATGTTAATGAAGTAGGAAAAAGATTAATATTAGAAGAATGAGAAAGCACTGATCAAGAATTAAGAAAACAAAATTGCAACGGTCAAAATGGTTATATTATGTGAGGGAAAAGACCTTTTACAGAAAAAACAGAGTATGGCGATATTACTTTTTATAGAACATTATTTCGTTTTTACAATAAAGATACTAATAAATATGAATTTGTTTTTTTATTTGATAAAAAAATTGGGAGAAAAAAATGAAGTAGAATTAGCATTTTTATTAAAATAGCAATTTGAAAAGAAATGGATAGTGCCAAAAGACAAAGAGATATTAAGGATACGTATCCAAAATTAAACATATCCAATATGACAATCACAAATATTAATAAAGAGGTTAATTTTGATAAATTATTTAAAGAACAATTAAAAACAAAGACAGAAAAAATAAATGTTCAAACACCATATTTATATGCTGGAGTTGACGATTCTTTTAGTAATTTAACAAAATATAAAAAAATAGAAAAAAACATGTTTAGAGTAGCATATTTCCATACTGGATATGATGAAGTAAAAAGTACTAAAAACAAAAATGTTTTAAGAGATAAAAAGATTTTTATTGTTATGAAATCAGTAAAAAATAAATATTATCTTATTAAAAAATATAAAAAAGAATTTTTACATTTTTTAAATCAAAATTTTAATATTGAAAATTGTAAGTTAACGCTGGCAGGTGATGGAGCAACATGAATTCAAAAATTCGCTAATGAAATTGGTGCAATTTATATTTTAGATGAATTTCACTTAATGAAAGAATTAAAAACAATAGTTCCTTATCGAAGAAGAAAACTTACCAAAAATTTAACTGATAACGAAAAAATAAGAAAACAAATTTATTTAGATATTAATAAATTATTGAAAAGTGGCGATCCTGATGAAGCGATAAAATATTTAAAAAATTTAATAAAAATCAAGAACATTAAAGAACATCCATTTTTGAAAGATAAAAAAGAAGATATAAAAAAATTTATTAATTATATTAATAAAAGAAAAGATGGGATTAAGGTTTATAAAGAAGATTGATATTGGGGGTCTTGCACTGAATCACAAATTTCACATAATGTCAAATGATTAAAAGGATATGGCTCTAAATCATATAGTGAAAAAGTTTTCAAAAATATGATTGCAATGAAAATGGCGAAAGAAAACGTGGTTAATTTAATTGAGTTTTATCTTAATAAGTTAAATAAAAAATTGCAAAGAGAACATAATTATTATTTCAAAAATGATGCTAATCACCTGCAAAAAGAACATAGTTATTATTTTAAAAATAATGATAATTACCAATTTTTAATAAATAAAAATGTTTCTCAACAAGCAAGCGTGTTTATTTAA
- a CDS encoding plasmid recombination protein: protein MEKEYKFKSSPPIGKYQKYINGAVDKLIRHNFRIKIPENVNPEFTKYNFYYVNGIKEITNNGKGFEIVKQKRFEKMKLLEDNWNKQQTKYSEAQKTSFKNNCEKKNIYIDIILPGTRQEWFEKMGICQFTDIQVWDKFTGTRKMGKLILESINWNKLNEWVNIEINFMKQWMKNNLGTDMGYLYSAIHLDETTPHIHFDLIPINKGFSKKLNEERYTISQNKLFGGSNRFFTIRQKDDLLNKFHRYHANYLTKAGYEIEPGEIGGKGSYNAMNFRQVKEFERNKLENEINTLFDEYRSTKDNIEEFSKIKGISDDYDGLIYEIKQYLRYENNFTDYEINQLTKYLDLAEKMKYYKIITTITNPKESDFKNMSLIEQEFNEMVFKINPIMQKGYDLVSSLEREL from the coding sequence ATGGAAAAAGAATATAAATTTAAGTCATCACCACCGATTGGAAAATATCAAAAATATATCAATGGTGCCGTTGATAAATTAATACGGCATAATTTTAGAATTAAAATACCCGAAAATGTTAACCCTGAATTTACAAAATATAATTTTTACTATGTTAATGGCATAAAAGAAATAACAAACAATGGCAAAGGTTTTGAAATAGTAAAACAAAAAAGATTTGAAAAAATGAAGTTATTAGAAGATAATTGAAATAAACAACAAACTAAATATAGTGAAGCACAAAAAACAAGTTTTAAAAATAATTGTGAAAAGAAAAATATTTATATAGACATTATTTTGCCGGGAACAAGGCAGGAATGATTTGAAAAAATGGGAATATGTCAATTTACAGATATTCAAGTATGAGATAAATTTACTGGAACACGTAAAATGGGAAAATTAATTCTTGAAAGTATCAATTGGAATAAATTAAATGAATGAGTTAACATTGAAATTAATTTTATGAAACAATGAATGAAAAATAATCTTGGTACAGATATGGGTTATCTATATTCAGCAATCCATTTGGACGAAACAACGCCCCATATTCATTTTGATTTAATTCCAATTAATAAAGGTTTTTCAAAAAAACTTAATGAAGAAAGATATACAATTAGTCAGAATAAACTTTTTGGTGGTAGTAATCGTTTTTTTACAATTAGACAAAAAGATGATTTACTAAACAAATTTCATCGCTATCATGCTAATTATTTAACAAAAGCAGGTTATGAAATCGAACCTGGTGAAATCGGCGGTAAAGGTAGCTATAATGCGATGAATTTTCGGCAAGTTAAAGAATTTGAACGAAATAAGTTAGAAAATGAAATTAATACTCTATTTGATGAATATAGGTCTACCAAAGATAATATAGAAGAATTTAGCAAAATTAAAGGTATCAGTGATGATTATGATGGTTTAATTTATGAAATTAAACAATATTTAAGATATGAAAATAATTTTACAGATTATGAAATAAATCAATTAACTAAATATTTAGATTTAGCAGAAAAAATGAAATACTACAAGATTATCACTACTATCACTAACCCAAAAGAATCAGATTTTAAAAATATGAGTTTAATTGAACAAGAATTTAATGAAATGGTTTTTAAAATCAATCCAATTATGCAAAAAGGTTATGATTTGGTGAGCAGTCTAGAAAGAGAGTTATAA
- a CDS encoding Mbov_0397 family ICE element conjugal transfer ATPase, with protein sequence MRYKDKEISFNQFVKITKQIKNNINFLKKELIKINDEIKTEKCFFLFVYGNSEQDLNEKILFLEDKLYKGKINCNILSNYEITKILKLMWNPHEKPLNKTDFNKNKDNLAKLLQFNYLNIKKNYFIANDLYYSINTIQDYPLFINDLWGACLFSNEQTIIWNINPLNYDETKKAINSAIQTTQTRQVMTKSYVNTNENNYELETYYHLIDEVNGGGELLKNVNILFLNYGTNKKTLSQAQVRLTKALKEMDIKVNPLWYQQFNGLKGFIPYNNKIIIKKYGREMPTSTLAASFPFIDSGLYDKKGAWLGTNNMGNVVLWDQFKITSKRTNHNMFILGTAGMGKSFTMKKMINHHIKMGRKVIVIDPEREYQELCKYYDGNWIDAGDASIGKINPLQILDNNFIDDVENANSSPLSNHLRFLEQWFKTLYPDFNGREINLLTKYLKLLYHQFNITNNSEINKINNIDFPIMSDFYDLLEKEYKNNKNQLLKEFMDLITTDFLNDGKYQALWNGHTTIKFKNNFVVYDVYNLFDLDDKKTNAAQLILMLNIIKKEVKENRFKDDNEIVIIVDEAHLAIDKDNQVALNFMYQMTKRIRKYNGALVVATQNIADFVENETVLKKTTAIINNSQYSFIMGLKPNDLEKVINLYKSYGGLTSAEKDYIARSVKGQGLFFVSGFERYRIEIQANKKEKAGFGKKDN encoded by the coding sequence ATCCGTTATAAAGACAAAGAAATTAGTTTTAATCAATTTGTAAAAATTACAAAACAAATTAAAAATAATATTAATTTTTTAAAAAAAGAATTAATTAAAATAAACGATGAAATTAAAACTGAAAAATGTTTTTTTCTTTTTGTGTACGGAAATAGTGAACAAGATTTAAACGAAAAAATATTATTTTTAGAAGATAAATTATATAAAGGAAAAATTAATTGTAATATTTTATCTAATTATGAAATAACAAAAATCTTAAAATTAATGTGAAATCCACATGAAAAACCATTAAATAAAACAGATTTTAATAAAAATAAAGATAATTTAGCAAAATTATTGCAATTTAACTACCTAAATATTAAAAAAAATTATTTTATAGCAAATGATTTATATTATTCAATTAATACCATTCAGGACTATCCTTTATTTATTAATGATTTATGAGGGGCATGTTTATTTTCAAACGAACAAACTATCATTTGAAATATAAATCCTCTAAATTATGATGAAACAAAAAAAGCAATAAACAGTGCTATTCAAACAACCCAAACAAGACAAGTAATGACAAAATCATATGTTAATACAAATGAAAATAACTATGAACTAGAAACATACTATCATTTAATTGATGAGGTTAATGGTGGCGGTGAATTATTGAAAAATGTTAATATTTTATTTTTAAATTATGGAACAAATAAAAAAACATTATCACAAGCACAAGTACGATTAACAAAAGCATTAAAAGAAATGGATATTAAAGTTAATCCATTGTGATATCAACAATTTAATGGTTTAAAAGGATTTATACCATATAACAATAAAATCATAATAAAAAAATATGGCCGAGAAATGCCAACAAGTACCCTAGCAGCATCATTTCCATTTATTGATAGTGGTTTATATGATAAAAAAGGTGCGTGATTAGGAACGAATAATATGGGTAATGTTGTGTTGTGAGATCAATTTAAAATTACGAGCAAAAGAACAAACCATAATATGTTTATTCTCGGTACAGCCGGAATGGGAAAATCATTTACAATGAAAAAAATGATAAATCATCATATCAAGATGGGTCGTAAAGTTATTGTTATTGACCCTGAACGAGAATACCAAGAATTATGCAAATATTATGATGGAAATTGAATTGATGCAGGAGATGCTTCGATCGGAAAAATAAACCCCTTACAAATTTTAGATAATAATTTTATTGATGATGTGGAAAATGCTAATTCATCGCCATTATCAAATCATTTACGATTTTTAGAGCAGTGATTTAAAACGCTTTATCCCGATTTTAACGGGCGAGAAATTAATTTATTAACAAAATATTTAAAATTATTATATCACCAATTTAACATTACAAATAATAGCGAAATTAACAAAATTAATAACATTGATTTTCCAATTATGAGTGATTTTTATGACTTATTAGAAAAAGAATATAAAAATAATAAAAATCAACTTTTAAAAGAGTTTATGGATTTAATTACCACAGATTTTTTAAATGATGGAAAATATCAAGCACTTTGAAATGGACATACAACGATAAAATTTAAAAATAATTTTGTTGTTTATGATGTTTATAATTTGTTTGACTTAGATGACAAAAAAACAAACGCAGCACAATTAATTTTAATGCTAAATATTATCAAAAAAGAAGTAAAAGAAAATCGTTTCAAAGATGATAATGAAATAGTGATAATTGTTGATGAAGCTCATTTAGCAATTGATAAAGATAATCAAGTGGCTTTAAATTTTATGTACCAAATGACAAAAAGGATTCGGAAATATAATGGTGCTTTGGTTGTGGCAACGCAAAATATCGCTGATTTTGTAGAAAATGAAACCGTTTTAAAGAAAACAACAGCAATTATAAATAATAGTCAATATTCATTTATTATGGGGTTAAAACCCAATGACTTAGAAAAAGTAATTAATTTATATAAAAGTTATGGGGGATTAACATCGGCAGAAAAAGACTATATTGCTCGTAGTGTAAAAGGACAAGGACTATTTTTTGTTTCAGGATTTGAAAGATATCGGATTGAAATACAAGCAAACAAAAAAGAAAAAGCCGGATTTGGAAAAAAAGATAATTAA
- a CDS encoding VirD4-like conjugal transfer protein, CD1115 family yields the protein MWNKIKKKKISLLIGLCFVPIIFIFCLTLFGIGYSIFNNWKQMVIFINEIKQFQILSWWNYIIKSEYGLLITVGLSLSFYCWFFYFVLFSKVKSKETAIKTTDKIDFGDSKWLSIKEIDDIGDKVNIKDNYKNTGFVFSCNKNKKDLLFNLKNNIHSVIVGSTASGKTQGIVVPTIYLNGKSTTKPTMIITDPKGELYNLTSGFLAENGYKIKVIDFRNLEKGNTWNPLKLIYDDFIKMMITDNEKEKIKWKIKYQDKIRSLSRMLINKNINIENEFWNESTSMIVQGIILAILEDYEDKINKFSKKSEIEENLNQELFFNKFNMASVAAIASFKKDLVEWLNNRKNTSIAKITASQALVDSKENRTLDSILMTVAKSLEIFNNDFIRNLTSQNDINYNDFIEYPTVLYIIFSDENDNYYKLIAILISQIYQFLTNHASKTIKQKLEKSIYFILDEFANLTKINNFERWVSISRSRNIFFQLILQDINQLKLNYGDTIAKIILNNCGMHIFLHTNDLETIKYYSELFGTKTIEQISINENKSNISVSKNLKSHPLMLTSELANLKQGQGIVKISRYNPMKITLKLWKDLKLSEKTNPFQLKEIEYINFNKEYFYDIKNNKKEMKENETNEFANLTTEEITTNINNLKIQLTEYEKTNYKSIQNKTMINLLLQKIKNLETELIKRQENQ from the coding sequence ATGTGAAATAAAATTAAAAAGAAAAAAATAAGTTTATTAATTGGTTTATGTTTTGTTCCAATAATTTTTATTTTTTGTTTAACATTATTTGGAATAGGTTATTCAATTTTTAATAATTGAAAACAAATGGTAATATTTATCAACGAAATTAAGCAATTTCAAATATTATCATGATGAAATTATATAATTAAAAGTGAATACGGATTATTAATAACAGTTGGATTAAGTTTATCTTTTTATTGCTGGTTTTTTTATTTTGTTTTATTTAGTAAAGTGAAGAGTAAAGAAACTGCAATTAAAACAACCGATAAAATAGATTTTGGGGATAGTAAGTGATTAAGTATAAAAGAAATTGATGATATTGGTGATAAAGTTAATATCAAAGATAATTATAAAAATACTGGTTTTGTTTTTAGCTGTAATAAAAATAAAAAAGATTTATTGTTTAACTTAAAAAATAATATTCATAGTGTTATTGTTGGCTCAACAGCAAGCGGAAAAACACAAGGAATAGTAGTACCAACAATTTATTTAAACGGAAAATCAACCACCAAACCAACTATGATCATAACCGACCCTAAGGGTGAATTATATAATTTAACCAGTGGGTTTTTAGCAGAAAATGGTTATAAAATAAAAGTTATTGATTTTCGTAATTTAGAGAAAGGAAATACTTGAAATCCATTAAAATTAATTTACGATGATTTTATTAAAATGATGATAACAGATAACGAAAAAGAAAAAATAAAGTGAAAAATAAAATATCAAGATAAAATTAGATCACTTAGTCGTATGTTAATTAACAAAAATATAAATATTGAAAATGAATTTTGAAACGAATCAACAAGCATGATTGTTCAAGGAATTATTTTGGCAATATTAGAAGATTATGAAGATAAAATAAATAAATTTAGTAAAAAATCAGAAATCGAAGAAAATTTAAACCAAGAATTATTTTTTAACAAATTTAATATGGCATCAGTGGCAGCAATCGCTAGTTTTAAAAAAGATTTAGTTGAATGACTAAATAATCGAAAAAATACCAGCATTGCCAAAATCACCGCAAGCCAGGCTTTAGTTGATAGTAAAGAAAATCGGACACTAGATAGTATTTTAATGACTGTTGCAAAAAGTTTAGAAATATTTAACAATGATTTTATTCGTAATTTAACATCCCAAAATGATATTAATTACAATGATTTTATCGAATATCCAACAGTTCTATACATCATATTTAGTGATGAAAATGATAATTACTATAAATTAATAGCAATATTAATTAGTCAAATTTATCAATTTTTAACAAATCACGCAAGTAAAACAATCAAGCAAAAACTAGAAAAATCAATATATTTTATTTTAGATGAATTTGCTAATTTAACAAAAATAAATAATTTTGAAAGATGAGTTAGTATTTCACGCAGTAGAAACATCTTTTTTCAATTAATATTACAAGATATCAACCAATTAAAATTAAATTATGGTGATACAATAGCAAAAATTATTTTAAATAATTGTGGAATGCATATTTTCTTACATACCAACGATTTAGAAACAATTAAATATTATAGCGAATTATTTGGTACAAAAACAATCGAACAAATTAGTATCAATGAAAATAAAAGCAATATTAGTGTTTCAAAAAATTTAAAAAGCCATCCGCTAATGTTAACTAGTGAGTTAGCAAATTTAAAACAAGGACAAGGAATTGTTAAAATATCACGCTATAACCCAATGAAAATAACTTTAAAACTATGGAAAGATTTAAAGTTATCAGAAAAAACAAACCCATTTCAATTAAAAGAAATTGAATATATCAATTTTAATAAAGAATATTTTTATGATATTAAAAATAATAAAAAAGAAATGAAAGAAAATGAAACTAATGAATTTGCCAATTTAACAACAGAAGAAATTACAACAAATATTAATAATTTAAAAATCCAATTAACAGAATATGAAAAAACAAACTATAAATCTATTCAAAATAAAACAATGATAAATTTACTTTTACAAAAAATTAAAAATCTTGAAACAGAGTTAATCAAAAGACAAGAAAACCAATAA
- a CDS encoding Mbov_0397 family ICE element conjugal transfer ATPase, producing the protein MKNVIPKKLKDAKYRFWRNITITDVLIIAVWVGLTIMFIFGFQWKLWIKLLSSSIMILISLPLIITNKKTNLKGWQCLYYKINYLFSCKKYSKNKTSLLVPYNKVITNNFITTHGILKGTLKKTLIGGIQIKGFDITLLSGEEQIIRLRDLQDIFKFANFPITLLKLELPLNFDDNIKYLQKQINKTQIRYKDKEISFNQFVKITKQIKNNINFLKKELIKINDEIKTEKCFFLFVYGNSEQDLNEKILFLEDKLYKGKINCNILSNYEITKILKLMWNPHEKPLNKTDFNKNKDNLAKLLQFNYLNIKKNYFIANDLYYSINTIQDYPLFINDLWGACLFSNEQTIIWNINPLNYDETKKAINSAIQTTQTRQVMTKSYVNTNENNYELETYYHLIDEVNGGGELLKNVNILFLNYGTNKKTLSQAQVRLTKALKEMDIKVNPLWYQQFNGLKGFIPYNNKIIIKKYGREMPTSTLAASFPFIDSGLYDKKGAWLGTNNMGNVVLWDQFKITSKRTNHNMFILGTAGMGKSFTMKKMINHHIKMGRKVIVIDPEREYQELCKYYDGNWIDAGDASIGKINPLQILDNNFIDDVENANSSPLSNHLRFLEQWFKTLYPDFNGREINLLTKYLKLLYHQFNITNNSEINKINNIDFPIMSDFYDLLEKEYKNNKNQLLKEFMDLITTDFLNDGKYQALWNGHTTIKFKNNFVVYDVYNLFDLDDKKTNAAQLILMLNIIKKEVKENRFKDDNEIVIIVDEAHLAIDKDNPVALNFMYQMTKRIRKYNGALVVATQNIADFVENETVLKKTTAIINNSQYSFIMGLKPNDLEKVINLYKSYGGLTSAEKDYIARSVKGQGLFFVSGFERYRIEIQANKKEKAGFGKKDN; encoded by the coding sequence ATGAAAAATGTAATACCAAAAAAACTAAAAGACGCCAAATACCGATTTTGACGCAATATAACAATAACAGATGTTTTAATAATTGCCGTTTGAGTTGGATTAACAATTATGTTTATATTTGGTTTTCAATGAAAACTATGAATAAAATTATTATCATCATCAATAATGATTTTAATTAGTTTACCACTAATTATTACAAATAAAAAAACTAATTTAAAGGGGTGACAATGCTTATATTATAAAATTAATTACTTATTTAGTTGTAAGAAATATAGTAAAAACAAAACCAGCTTACTGGTACCATATAATAAAGTTATTACCAATAACTTTATTACAACTCACGGAATTTTAAAAGGTACTTTAAAAAAGACTCTAATTGGAGGAATTCAAATAAAAGGATTTGACATTACTTTATTAAGCGGTGAAGAGCAAATAATAAGATTAAGAGATTTACAAGATATTTTTAAATTTGCTAATTTTCCAATAACTTTATTAAAGTTAGAATTACCATTAAATTTTGATGATAACATTAAATATTTACAAAAACAAATTAATAAAACGCAAATCCGTTATAAAGACAAAGAAATTAGTTTTAATCAATTTGTAAAAATTACAAAACAAATTAAAAATAATATTAATTTTTTAAAAAAAGAATTAATTAAAATAAACGATGAAATTAAAACTGAAAAATGTTTTTTTCTTTTTGTGTACGGAAATAGTGAACAAGATTTAAACGAAAAAATATTATTTTTAGAAGATAAATTATATAAAGGAAAAATTAATTGTAATATTTTATCTAATTATGAAATAACAAAAATCTTAAAATTAATGTGAAATCCACATGAAAAACCATTAAATAAAACAGATTTTAATAAAAATAAAGATAATTTAGCAAAATTATTGCAATTTAACTACCTAAATATTAAAAAAAATTATTTTATAGCAAATGATTTATATTATTCAATTAATACCATTCAGGACTATCCTTTATTTATTAATGATTTATGAGGGGCATGTTTATTTTCAAACGAACAAACTATCATTTGAAATATAAATCCTCTAAATTATGATGAAACAAAAAAAGCAATAAACAGTGCTATTCAAACAACCCAAACAAGACAAGTAATGACAAAATCATATGTTAATACAAATGAAAATAACTATGAACTAGAAACATACTATCATTTAATTGATGAGGTTAATGGTGGCGGTGAATTATTGAAAAATGTTAATATTTTATTTTTAAATTATGGAACAAATAAAAAAACATTATCACAAGCACAAGTACGATTAACAAAAGCATTAAAAGAAATGGATATTAAAGTTAATCCATTGTGATATCAACAATTTAATGGTTTAAAAGGATTTATACCATATAACAATAAAATCATAATAAAAAAATATGGCCGAGAAATGCCAACAAGTACCCTAGCAGCATCATTTCCATTTATTGATAGTGGTTTATATGATAAAAAAGGTGCGTGATTAGGAACGAATAATATGGGTAATGTTGTGTTGTGAGATCAATTTAAAATTACGAGCAAAAGAACAAACCATAATATGTTTATTCTCGGTACAGCCGGAATGGGAAAATCATTTACAATGAAAAAAATGATAAATCATCATATCAAGATGGGTCGTAAAGTTATTGTTATTGACCCTGAACGAGAATACCAAGAATTATGCAAATATTATGATGGAAATTGAATTGATGCAGGAGATGCTTCGATCGGAAAAATAAACCCCTTACAAATTTTAGATAATAATTTTATTGATGATGTGGAAAATGCTAATTCATCGCCATTATCAAATCATTTACGATTTTTAGAGCAGTGATTTAAAACGCTTTATCCCGATTTTAACGGGCGAGAAATTAATTTATTAACAAAATATTTAAAATTATTATATCACCAATTTAACATTACAAATAATAGCGAAATTAACAAAATTAATAACATTGATTTTCCAATTATGAGTGATTTTTATGACTTATTAGAAAAAGAATATAAAAATAATAAAAATCAACTTTTAAAAGAGTTTATGGATTTAATTACCACAGATTTTTTAAATGATGGAAAATATCAAGCACTTTGAAATGGACATACAACGATAAAATTTAAAAATAATTTTGTTGTTTATGATGTTTATAATTTGTTTGACTTAGATGACAAAAAAACAAACGCAGCACAATTAATTTTAATGCTAAATATTATCAAAAAAGAAGTAAAAGAAAATCGTTTCAAAGATGATAATGAAATAGTGATAATTGTTGATGAAGCTCATTTAGCAATTGATAAAGATAATCCAGTGGCTTTAAATTTTATGTACCAAATGACAAAAAGGATTCGGAAATATAATGGTGCTTTGGTTGTGGCAACGCAAAATATCGCTGATTTTGTAGAAAATGAAACCGTTTTAAAGAAAACAACAGCAATTATAAATAATAGTCAATATTCATTTATTATGGGGTTAAAACCCAATGACTTAGAAAAAGTAATTAATTTATATAAAAGTTATGGGGGATTAACATCGGCAGAAAAAGACTATATTGCTCGTAGTGTAAAAGGACAAGGACTATTTTTTGTTTCAGGATTTGAAAGATATCGGATTGAAATACAAGCAAACAAAAAAGAAAAAGCCGGATTTGGAAAAAAAGATAATTAA